From the Musa acuminata AAA Group cultivar baxijiao chromosome BXJ1-2, Cavendish_Baxijiao_AAA, whole genome shotgun sequence genome, one window contains:
- the LOC135582693 gene encoding GABA transporter 1-like translates to MAMEEKKVAVDGSTNGYAAAAAAVTVSSAGEHKQLDAGALFVLKSKGSWLHCGYHLTTSIVAPALLSLPFAFASLGWAPGVLFLVIGAAVTFYSYNLLSLVLEHHAQLGRRQLRFRDMAHDILGPRWGRFYIGPIQFSVCFGAVIGAALLGGQSMKSIYLIARPDGMMKLYEFVVIFGAFMLILAQIPSFHSLRHINLISLMLCLSYSACATAGSIHAGHSSTAPPRDYSLPSDSQDRVFGVFNAIAIVATTFGNGIIPEIQATAAPPVTGKMFKGLCLCYTIVVMTFFSVAISGYWAFGNRAQGSITANFILQDGSVLVPKWFLMMTNVFVLLQLAAVGVVYLQPTNEVLEGLFADPTKDQYSSRNVVPRLIFRSLSIVIATLIAAMLPFFGDLNAVIGAFGFLPLDFTVPSVLYNITFKPSRRSFIFWLNAAIAAVFSLLAVLGSISAVRQVILDAKTYKLFADI, encoded by the exons ATGGCCATGGAGGAGAAGAAGGTGGCCGTCGACGGCTCCACCAACGGgtatgccgctgctgctgctgctgttacaGTGTCTTCTGCAGGTGAACACAAGCAGCTCGATGCTGGAGCACTCTTTGTTCTCAAATCCAAag GCTCATGGCTGCACTGCGGCTACCATCTGACGACCTCCATCGTGGCGCCGGCGCTGCTCAGTCTCCCCTTCGCGTTCGCGTCGCTCGGCTGGGCTCCGGGCGTTCTGTTCCTGGTCATCGGCGCCGCCGTCACCTTCTACTCCTACAACCTCCTCTCGCTGGTGCTCGAGCACCACGCGCAGCTTGGCCGGCGCCAGCTCCGCTTCCGGGACATGGCTCACGACATCCTCG GGCCAAGATGGGGTCGTTTCTACATTGGCCCAATTCAATTCTCAGTATGCTTCGGTGCAGTCATTGGCGCCGCTCTGCTGGGTGGACAGAGCATGAAG TCCATATACTTGATCGCCAGGCCAGATGGCATGATGAAGCTTTATGAATTTGTTGTCATCTTTGGGGCGTTCATGCTGATCCTCGCGCAGATCCCCTCCTTCCACTCCCTCAGGCACATCAACCTCATCTCGCTCATGCTCTGCTTGTCCTACAGTGCGTGTGCCACTGCGGGCTCCATCCATGCAG GGCACTCGTCTACCGCACCACCGAGAGACTACTCCCTTCCGAGCGACAGCCAAGATCGCGTCTTTGGAGTGTTCAACGCCATTGCTATCGTCGCTACCACCTTCGGCAACGGAATCATTCCGGAGATACAG GCAACAGCAGCTCCTCCTGTGACGGGGAAGATGTTCAAGGGCCTCTGCCTCTGCTACACGATCGTGGTGATGACGTTCTTCAGCGTGGCGATATCAGGCTACTGGGCGTTCGGCAACCGAGCTCAAGGTTCCATTACCGCCAACTTCATCCTGCAAGACGGCTCCGTTCTGGTCCCCAAGTGGTTCCTCATGATGACCAATGTGTTCGTCCTGCTCCAATTAGCAGCCGTAGGAGTG GTATACTTGCAGCCAACCAACGAGGTGCTGGAGGGGCTGTTCGCCGACCCAACGAAGGACCAATACTCCAGTCGGAACGTCGTGCCGAGGCTCATCTTCCGATCGCTATCGATCGTCATTGCGACTCTCATAGCAGCCATGCTGCCCTTTTTCGGCGACCTCAACGCGGTCATCGGCGCTTTCGGGTTCCTGCCGCTGGATTTCACGGTGCCGTCGGTGTTGTACAACATCACCTTCAAGCCGTCGAGGAGAAGCTTCATCTTTTGGCTGAACGCCGCCATTGCCGCGGTGTTCTCGTTGCTGGCCGTGCTGGGTTCCATTTCGGCGGTGCGGCAGGTGATTCTGGACGCCAAGACATACAAGCTTTTTGCGGATATATGA
- the LOC135596342 gene encoding uncharacterized protein LOC135596342 isoform X1 yields MELSLVASAAFLPALVCQEHHRGSKEFQTLLPLHGRKQDPSRSVSIEFNGQHFETFQQSMPLLLQKTKLARLSQMIGKHVLVDVQGSHLDSELLSFGIVEKCMKNEKILKLLADLAASLLSEVMTLDVLPSPHLDDKLSLHEAEMDDSWDPLHIQKQIYTPKPLLYFVGNSSDTKYYMVHPDGRLLFADSAAQMEDLLSIVTEFNLPKRTIVGSKQLLLVPYFTSSRRSHGRSQAHKLVSSSIGFPPKSPDNTKLKMLPKKKKNQKVGRDLYKRNYFHACESLLSVILDKGSSKSVLSLKKSASAISHLLTQISAGIAGTGLAVILSVLCKLAWGRSPFCFSRLFHTAFGFGLFWLSCAINGLRDTIIYISRNSIRLNLEEEETTSMVKRSMNKILFRAAILVAVALFRFA; encoded by the exons ATGGAGCTCTCCCTCGTGGCTTCTGCCGCTTTCCTGCCGGCCCTCGTCTGTCAGGAGCATCATAGGGGCTCCAAG GAATTTCAAACTCTGCTGCCACTTCATGGTAgaaaacaagatccatcaagatcTGTTTCCATTGAGTTTAATGGACAACATTTTGAGACTTTCCAGCAATCAATGCCTCTATTGTTACAGAAAACCAAATTAGCGAGACTGTCTCAAATGATTGGAAAACATGTGCTTGTTGATGTCCAAG GTTCACACCTTGACTCGGAGCTTTTGAGTTTTGGAATTGTGGAGAAGTGTATGAAAAATGAGAAGATACTAAAGTTACTTGCAGACCTTGCTGCTTCTTTACTTTCAGAAGTTATGACGCTCGATGTGTTGCCTTCCCCACATTTGGATGACAAACTCTCTCTCCATGAGGCTGAGATGGATGATTCTTGGGATCCTCTACATATACAAAAGCAGATCTATACCCCAAAGCCTCTGTTATATTTTGTTGGGAATTCATCTGATACTAAATACTACATGGTACATCCAGATGGAAGGCTCTTGTTTGCAGACAGTGCAGCTCAAATGGAAGATCTGCTGTCAATTGTTACAGAGTTTAATCTACCAAAACGAACAATAGTTGGCAGTAAGCAATTGTTGCTAGTCCCTTACTTCACAAG TAGCAGGAGAAGCCATGGACGTTCACAAGCTCACAAACTGGTGTCTTCTTCGATAGGCTTTCCTCCGAAGAG CCCAGATAATACTAAGCTGAAAATGCTGCctaagaagaaaaagaaccaaAAAGTTGGAAGAGACCTTTACAAGAGGAACTATTTTCATGCATGTGAAAGCCTTCTTTCTGTTATTCTAGACAAGGGAAGCAGCAAATCCGTCCTCTCTCTAAAAAAATCAGCCTCTGCCATTAGCCACCTACTTACACAAATCTCTGCAGGAATTGCTGGTACTGGCCTTGCTGTCATTCTCTCTGTTTTGTGCAAACTGGCTTGGGGAAGGTCACCTTTCTGCTTCTCCAGGCTATTTCATACTGCATTTGGGTTTGGGCTTTTCTGGCTTTCATGCGCCATTAATGGCCTGAGAGACACCATCATTTACATTAGCAGAAACTCAATCAGGCTGAATCTTGAGGAGGAAGAGACAACAAGCATGGTGAAGAGAAGCATGAATAAGATTCTCTTTAGAGCTGCAATTTTGGTAGCTGTGGCATTGTTTAGATTCGCGTAA
- the LOC135596342 gene encoding uncharacterized protein LOC135596342 isoform X2, giving the protein MELSLVASAAFLPALVCQEHHRGSKEFQTLLPLHGRKQDPSRSVSIEFNGQHFETFQQSMPLLLQKTKLARLSQMIGKHVLVDVQGSHLDSELLSFGIVEKCMKNEKILKLLADLAASLLSEVMTLDVLPSPHLDDKLSLHEAEMDDSWDPLHIQKQIYTPKPLLYFVGNSSDTKYYMVHPDGRLLFADSAAQMEDLLSIVTEFNLPKRTIVGSKQLLLVPYFTSRRSHGRSQAHKLVSSSIGFPPKSPDNTKLKMLPKKKKNQKVGRDLYKRNYFHACESLLSVILDKGSSKSVLSLKKSASAISHLLTQISAGIAGTGLAVILSVLCKLAWGRSPFCFSRLFHTAFGFGLFWLSCAINGLRDTIIYISRNSIRLNLEEEETTSMVKRSMNKILFRAAILVAVALFRFA; this is encoded by the exons ATGGAGCTCTCCCTCGTGGCTTCTGCCGCTTTCCTGCCGGCCCTCGTCTGTCAGGAGCATCATAGGGGCTCCAAG GAATTTCAAACTCTGCTGCCACTTCATGGTAgaaaacaagatccatcaagatcTGTTTCCATTGAGTTTAATGGACAACATTTTGAGACTTTCCAGCAATCAATGCCTCTATTGTTACAGAAAACCAAATTAGCGAGACTGTCTCAAATGATTGGAAAACATGTGCTTGTTGATGTCCAAG GTTCACACCTTGACTCGGAGCTTTTGAGTTTTGGAATTGTGGAGAAGTGTATGAAAAATGAGAAGATACTAAAGTTACTTGCAGACCTTGCTGCTTCTTTACTTTCAGAAGTTATGACGCTCGATGTGTTGCCTTCCCCACATTTGGATGACAAACTCTCTCTCCATGAGGCTGAGATGGATGATTCTTGGGATCCTCTACATATACAAAAGCAGATCTATACCCCAAAGCCTCTGTTATATTTTGTTGGGAATTCATCTGATACTAAATACTACATGGTACATCCAGATGGAAGGCTCTTGTTTGCAGACAGTGCAGCTCAAATGGAAGATCTGCTGTCAATTGTTACAGAGTTTAATCTACCAAAACGAACAATAGTTGGCAGTAAGCAATTGTTGCTAGTCCCTTACTTCACAAG CAGGAGAAGCCATGGACGTTCACAAGCTCACAAACTGGTGTCTTCTTCGATAGGCTTTCCTCCGAAGAG CCCAGATAATACTAAGCTGAAAATGCTGCctaagaagaaaaagaaccaaAAAGTTGGAAGAGACCTTTACAAGAGGAACTATTTTCATGCATGTGAAAGCCTTCTTTCTGTTATTCTAGACAAGGGAAGCAGCAAATCCGTCCTCTCTCTAAAAAAATCAGCCTCTGCCATTAGCCACCTACTTACACAAATCTCTGCAGGAATTGCTGGTACTGGCCTTGCTGTCATTCTCTCTGTTTTGTGCAAACTGGCTTGGGGAAGGTCACCTTTCTGCTTCTCCAGGCTATTTCATACTGCATTTGGGTTTGGGCTTTTCTGGCTTTCATGCGCCATTAATGGCCTGAGAGACACCATCATTTACATTAGCAGAAACTCAATCAGGCTGAATCTTGAGGAGGAAGAGACAACAAGCATGGTGAAGAGAAGCATGAATAAGATTCTCTTTAGAGCTGCAATTTTGGTAGCTGTGGCATTGTTTAGATTCGCGTAA
- the LOC135596342 gene encoding uncharacterized protein LOC135596342 isoform X3, with amino-acid sequence MPLLLQKTKLARLSQMIGKHVLVDVQGSHLDSELLSFGIVEKCMKNEKILKLLADLAASLLSEVMTLDVLPSPHLDDKLSLHEAEMDDSWDPLHIQKQIYTPKPLLYFVGNSSDTKYYMVHPDGRLLFADSAAQMEDLLSIVTEFNLPKRTIVGSKQLLLVPYFTSSRRSHGRSQAHKLVSSSIGFPPKSPDNTKLKMLPKKKKNQKVGRDLYKRNYFHACESLLSVILDKGSSKSVLSLKKSASAISHLLTQISAGIAGTGLAVILSVLCKLAWGRSPFCFSRLFHTAFGFGLFWLSCAINGLRDTIIYISRNSIRLNLEEEETTSMVKRSMNKILFRAAILVAVALFRFA; translated from the exons ATGCCTCTATTGTTACAGAAAACCAAATTAGCGAGACTGTCTCAAATGATTGGAAAACATGTGCTTGTTGATGTCCAAG GTTCACACCTTGACTCGGAGCTTTTGAGTTTTGGAATTGTGGAGAAGTGTATGAAAAATGAGAAGATACTAAAGTTACTTGCAGACCTTGCTGCTTCTTTACTTTCAGAAGTTATGACGCTCGATGTGTTGCCTTCCCCACATTTGGATGACAAACTCTCTCTCCATGAGGCTGAGATGGATGATTCTTGGGATCCTCTACATATACAAAAGCAGATCTATACCCCAAAGCCTCTGTTATATTTTGTTGGGAATTCATCTGATACTAAATACTACATGGTACATCCAGATGGAAGGCTCTTGTTTGCAGACAGTGCAGCTCAAATGGAAGATCTGCTGTCAATTGTTACAGAGTTTAATCTACCAAAACGAACAATAGTTGGCAGTAAGCAATTGTTGCTAGTCCCTTACTTCACAAG TAGCAGGAGAAGCCATGGACGTTCACAAGCTCACAAACTGGTGTCTTCTTCGATAGGCTTTCCTCCGAAGAG CCCAGATAATACTAAGCTGAAAATGCTGCctaagaagaaaaagaaccaaAAAGTTGGAAGAGACCTTTACAAGAGGAACTATTTTCATGCATGTGAAAGCCTTCTTTCTGTTATTCTAGACAAGGGAAGCAGCAAATCCGTCCTCTCTCTAAAAAAATCAGCCTCTGCCATTAGCCACCTACTTACACAAATCTCTGCAGGAATTGCTGGTACTGGCCTTGCTGTCATTCTCTCTGTTTTGTGCAAACTGGCTTGGGGAAGGTCACCTTTCTGCTTCTCCAGGCTATTTCATACTGCATTTGGGTTTGGGCTTTTCTGGCTTTCATGCGCCATTAATGGCCTGAGAGACACCATCATTTACATTAGCAGAAACTCAATCAGGCTGAATCTTGAGGAGGAAGAGACAACAAGCATGGTGAAGAGAAGCATGAATAAGATTCTCTTTAGAGCTGCAATTTTGGTAGCTGTGGCATTGTTTAGATTCGCGTAA